The Fusarium oxysporum Fo47 chromosome II, complete sequence genome includes a region encoding these proteins:
- a CDS encoding armadillo-type protein — translation MASGQINATPQAVMGHVTKLSDNDPDFRFMALNDLLQLLNIAKPDFLHHDYNIAARTVDSLIKVLDDQNGEVQNLAVKCLGPFVGKIPTPVIAPLIEKLSSLKLKNSVDNAVPSLALRNVIIALPRPVPGIPPASDVQEAYSAISRVLIPRLIGPGPKTQVPKNPRVPLPPVPEGLLQNEGDLNAEAVDVLIEVVRCFGPMLVQVEVEAMQEVVIQLLESEKGTSVVKKRAVVAISMLAVYLSDEHLEEVVRRITLGLTKQISPVTRRLYISILGSMARSIPARFGPHLAGTAPLIIKALSEEELQEHLDALSDGDDLGQDFNEVREAALVALDAFLASCPQEMRPFTDETIEACLRYLKYDPNYNVDDEDEDMEDEEEDEEMDEDDEFDADDGFEDDDDDASWKVRRCAAKTIYTVISTRGSGDLLENGVLYNQTAPHLIKRISEREENVRLEIISALSLLVRKTGEGLPTTDLSLDDLEPDSETRIPISRKRRRQSSGGGASASQFMSGSGLVSPVLEKIPPSGPRADLARLTPSIVKAITKQLKGKTIPTKQAVIKLLNDIVSVQHGGLAEYFDQVIGPIIEAIQPTGAVSASTHVASHSGSSSATPSTLRITALSVISDIAKTHSSTILQPYLTKIVDGVASAANNRFYKISSEAIRTVEELVKTITPPRSRNAASKYKAELEKLYTVIIDRSSAQDADAEVRQRAIHALGVLISRTSTSEGSSLLSEDKVKTALEVLQERLKNETTRLAAVRAVENVARYARTPEQLDKAWVQDVTLELSAQLRKANRSLRGSSIIALRNLVLSPATKGQLEPDTIQGIVTDLMPIIVNSDAHLLGPTLIILANLVPEHPELVVTDEMIAAISQLLKEHHAGIVLDQLLVLVSNIGESGAGQGLMQGLLKNVSVAGDPPVVGKVIGTLLVTGGDSVGVKLDSFVTELYTSAKTNDEARVSLALAVLGEAGKRLGTSSTLKPDLFLDQFHKEPDKVSLSAAVALGQAGSGNVPEFLPVILKTMQKGGNTQYLLIQSIKEILQSISAQSTDLRNYAPAIWDELLKASDNADNKVVSAECVGRLVTLDPAVFIPRLQALLKDQSLGIRGMAVQAVRYTLPESDEILDVMLRDVLIQMLLTMLQDSDMDIRRLAMTTLTTAARSKPDLIHPHLGELMPFVLQESVIKKELIKEVMMGPFKHTVDDGLEVRKSAYETLYALMETAFSRINNIDFYDRVVAGLKDDNDIRQLCNLMVTKLIAIDPDETTRRLNSIAEAYRTVLSVKLKDNAVKQDVEKQEEANKSILRVTLLLGEKMKAMTGNAGAATSNAGAASTWTGYWDWVNKEFEKQLKALREENNQLQTRMV, via the exons CCAGTCCCAGGCATCCCACCAGCATCCGATGTGCAGGAAGCATACAGCGCCATCAGCCGCGTGTTGATCCCCCGACTTATTGGGCCCGGCCCCAAAACCCAGGTCCCAAAGAACCCCAGGGtccctcttcctcctgtCCCCGAAGGACTCCTACAAAATGAAGGCGACCTCAACGCAGAAGCTGTCGACGTATTGATTGAGGTTGTCCGATGCTTTGGACCTATGCTTGTCCAAGTTGAAGTAGAGGCTATGCAAGAGGTTGTTATTCAGCTACTTGAAAGCGAGAAAGGCACATCAGTTGTCAAGAAGAGGGCTGTTGTGGCTATATCTATGCTCGCTGTCTACTTGTCTGACGAGCACTTGGAAGAAGTAGTCAGGCGAATCACCCTTGGTCTAACGAAGCAAATCAGCCCTGTCACCAGAAGATTATACATCTCGATCCTCGGTAGTATGGCCCGGTCGATTCCTGCACGATTTGGACCTCATCTTGCCGGTACTGCACCCTTGATTATCAAGGCACTTAGCGAGGAAGAACTTCAAGAACATCTCGATGCTCTTAGCGACGGAGATGATCTTGGGCAAGATTTCAACGAAGTTCGAGAAGCTGCTTTGGTAGCCCTAGatgccttcttggcctcgtgCCCTCAAGAGATGCGCCCGTTCACAGATGAAACCATAGAAGCCTGCCTGCGATATCTCAAATATGATCCCAACTACAATGtggatgacgaggacgaggatatggaggatgaagaggaagacgaagaaatggacgaggacgacgaatttgatgccgatgatggctttgaggacgacgatgacgacgcCAGCTGGAAGGTTCGACGGTGCGCTGCAAAGACCATCTACACAGTTATCTCAACACGCGGTAGTGGTGACCTGCTTGAGAACGGTGTTCTCTACAACCAGACGGCACCTCATCTTATCAAACGTATTTCTGAGCGAGAGGAGAATGTTCGCCTTGAGATCATTTCGGCACTTTCGCTCTTGGTTCGCAAGACTGGTGAAGGACTCCCCACAACAGACCTCTCCCTAGACGATCTTGAGCCAGACTCCGAGACCCGCATCCCCATCAGCCGGAAACGAAGACGTCAAAGTAGTGGTGGAGGCGCTTCTGCGTCCCAATTCATGTCAGGATCTGGATTGGTTTCACCCGTTTTGGAGAAAATTCCTCCTAGTGGCCCACGAGCTGACTTGGCTCGCCTTACACCGTCTATCGTTAAGGCAATCACTAAGCAACTTAAGGGCAAGACTATTCCTACCAAGCAGGCAgtcatcaagcttctcaatgaCATAGTTTCAGTTCAACACGGTGGATTGGCTGAGTACTTTGACCAAGTCATTGGACCTATAATAGAGGCTATCCAGCCCACTGGTGCTGTATCCGCCTCGACTCATGTGGCGTCCCATTCCGGCTCCTCTTCGGCGACTCCAAGCACGTTGAGAATCACTGCTCTTAGCGTGATAAGTGACATTGCAAAGACTCATTCATCAACTATTTTACAGCCGTATCTTACGAAgattgtcgatggtgtcGCATCTGCTGCCAATAACCGTTTTTATAAGATCTCGAGTGAGGCTATTCGCACCGTTGAGGAGTTGGTCAAGACAATTACCCCACCACGGTCACGCAATGCTGCCTCCAAGTACAAGGCTGAGCTAGAAAAGCTTTATACGGTCATTATTGACAGATCTTCCGCTCAGGATGCCGATGCCGAGGTTCGCCAACGCGCCATTCATGCATTGGGAGTCCTTATCTCGCGAACTTCAACCTCCGAGGGATCTTCCCTTCTCTCTGAGGATAAGGTAAAGACTGCTCTGGAAGTCCTCCAAGAGAGGCTGAAGAATGAGACTACTCGCCTTGCTGCCGTCCGCGCTGTGGAGAACGTAGCCCGTTATGCCCGGACCCCCGAGCAACTGGACAAGGCATGGGTTCAAGATGTTACTTTAGAGCTGTCCGCACAGCTACGAAAAGCAAATCGGTCGCTCCGTGGCTCTAGCATCATTGCTCTTCGTAACCTTGTCTTGTCGCCCGCTACGAAGGGTCAGCTCGAGCCCGACACTATTCAGGGAATTGTCACCGATTTGATGCCCATCATCGTTAACAGCGACGCGCATCTCCTTGGACCGACATTAATTATCCTTGCAAACTTGGTGCCTGAGCATCCAGAGCTGGTGGTCACTGATGAGATGATCGCTGCCATCTCgcagcttctcaaggagcACCATGCAGGAATCGTTCTTGACCAACTTCTTGTGCTAGTCAGCAACATTGGAGAGAGCGGGGCCGGTCAGGGACTCATGCAGGGACTTCTTAAAAATGTCAGCGTTGCAGGCGACCCTCCCGTCGTCGGTAAAGTTATTGGAACTCTGCTCGTCACGGGTGGGGATTCAGTTGGTGTCAAGCTTGATAGCTTTGTCACGGAGCTCTATACCAGTGCTAAAACGAATGATGAAGCCCGAGTCAGTCTTGCCTTGGCTGTTTTAGGTGAAGCTGGAAAGAGGCTTGGAACAAGTTCAACCCTGAAGCCTGACCTTTTCTTGGATCAGTTCCACAAGGAGCCAGACAAGGTTTCTCTCTCAGCAGCCGTTGCTCTTGGCCAGGCAGGTTCCGGCAATGTTCCAGAATTCCTTCCTGTCATCTTGAAGACCATGCAGAAAGGTGGAAACACTCAGTACCTCCTTATTCAGTCCATCAAGGAAATCCTACAATCGATCTCTGCGCAGTCTACTGACCTGCGCAACTACGCCCCAGCTATTTGGGAcgagcttctcaaggcttcTGATAATGCTGACAACAAGGTCGTTTCTGCTGAATGTGTTGGACGACTTGTCACACTCGACCCTGCCGTTTTCATTCCACGCCTTCAG GCTCTCCTGAAGGACCAGTCTCTGGGTATTCGAGGCATGGCTGTTCAAGCTGTTCGCTATACCCTCCCTGAAAGTGATGAGATTTTGGATGTGATGCTACGGGACGTCCTAATTCAGATGCTTCTGACAATGCTCCAAGATTCCGACATGGATATTCGCCGACTGGCAATGACCACACTCACTACAGCTGCTCGATCGAAGCCCGACCTAATCCACCCGCACCTGGGAGAACTGATGCCATTTGTTCTGCAAGAATCAGTTATCAAGAAGGAACTCATAAAGGAAGTCATGATGGGACCTTTCAAGCACACCGTGGACGATGGCCTTGAGGTCCGAAAG AGCGCGTATGAGACACTGTATGCCTTGATGGAGACTGCATTCAGTCGCATCAATAACATCGACTTCTACGATCGTGTCGTCGCTGGCCTCAAGGATGATAATGATATTAGGCAGCTCTGCAATCTCATGGTGACCAAGCTGATCGCGATCGACCCCGATGAGACAACTCGACGTTTGAACTCGATCGCTGAGGCTTACAGAACTGTCCTCTCAGTGAAATTGAAGGATAATGCCGTGAAGCAGGACGTGGAGAAACAAGAGGAAGCCAACAAGAGCATCCTCAGAGTGACCTTGCTGCTAGgcgagaagatgaaggccaTGACTGGTAACGCTGGAGCAGCTACCAGTAATGCTGGTGCCGCCAGCACCTGGACAGGATACTGGGATTGGGTCAACAAGGAGTTTGAGAAGCAGTTGAAAGCACTTAGGGAGGAGAACAACCAATTGCAGACCCGGATGGTCTAG